A region of Bombyx mori chromosome 13, ASM3026992v2 DNA encodes the following proteins:
- the scf gene encoding DNA supercoiling factor precursor (The RefSeq protein has 5 substitutions compared to this genomic sequence), translating into MLRFFFVLLAISMVFAGVPTNEETKRLMDHLSDAEHYRNEHHNKQFDHDAFLGEDQAKTFDQLSPEESKRRLGEIADKIDSDQDGFITLVELKDWIRYTQKRYIDEDVERHWRQQNPNNEEFVTWEAYRKNVYGFMDDMDEKELKAPNSEGFTYSNLQKRDRRRWTYADADQNDALNRTEFAAFLHPEDHSSMRDVVVLETLEDIDKDQDGKVSLDEYIGDMYNAGDGEDEEEPDWVKQEREQFTGYRDTNKDGFMDEHEVKDWIAPPEFDHAEAEARHLVFEADADADEKLTKAEIIDKYDLFVGSQATDFGGALARHDEF; encoded by the exons ATGTTGAGGTCTTTCTTTGTGCTATTGGCAATTTCGATGGTGTTCGCGGGAGTCCCAACGAATGAAGAGACGAAGAGGTTGATGGATCATCTGTCTGATGCTGAACATTATCGCAATGAGCATCATAACAAGCAGTTTGATCATGACGCCTTTTTGGGAGAGGACCAGGCCAAAACTTTCGATCAACTATCACCCGAAGAAAGTAAGAGGAGACTTGG AGAAATAGCGGACAAGATAGATTCAGACCAGGATGGTTTTATAACTCTCGTTGAGTTGAAAGATTGGATCCGCTATACTCAGAAGCGATACATCGATGAGGATGTGGAAAGACATTGGAGACAGCAGAACCCTAATAACGAAGAGTTCGTGACTTGGGAG gCATACAGAAAGAATGTTTACGGATTTATGGATGATATGGACGAGAAAGAATTAAAAGCTCCTAACAGTGAAGGCTTCACATACTCAAATCTTCAGAAGAGGGATCGGAGAAGATGGACCTATGCGG ATGCTGACCAGAACGATGCACTCAACAGAACTGAGTTTGCTGCCTTCCTCCACCCTGAAGACCACAGCTCGATGAGAGATGTCGTCGTTTTGGAAACTTTAGAGGATATTGACAAGGACCAG GACGGAAAAGTATCCCTCGATGAGTATATCGGCGATATGTACAAACCCGAGGACGGCGAGGACGAGGAGGAACCCGACTGGGTCAAGCAGGAGAGAGAACAGTTTACTGGATACAG AGATACGAATAAGGACGGGTTCATGGACGAGCACGAGGTGAAGGACTGGATCGCGCCGCCGGAGTTCGACCACGCGGAGGCCGAGGCGCGCCACCTCGTGTTCGAGGCCGACGCCGACGCAGACGAGAAGCTCACCAAGGCCGAGATCATCGACAAGTACGATCTCTTCGTCGGCTCGCAGGCCACCGACTTCGGCGAAGCACTCGCCAGACACgacgaattttaa